One window of Methanobacterium alcaliphilum genomic DNA carries:
- a CDS encoding cation-translocating P-type ATPase has product MSRKTEWYQMSLEKTFNILKSSEKGLTSDEASKRLKKYGYNEITFKKISPILRFLKQFNNPLIYVLIVAAIVTALLGELIDVGVILGVVIANATIGFIQEGKAESSIEALEKMMVHECQVLRDGEKVTIPSRLLVPGDVVLLESGTKIPADLRIFQSKNLHADEASLTGESMPVRKNYKSIPIDDLSPGDQKSIAFNGTFITQGSGVGVVVATGEKTDMGKIATIMMETKQIMTPLMKKMERFTEILVISILFIALLNFLLSFYFGYGIIYSFMASASLAVAVIPEGLPAVLTIALAFGVKKMANKNVLIRKLPSVEALGHATVICSDKTGTLTKNQMTVLRVYCGNKTYHVSGKGYAPQGDFLLNEKMINASDHGELIKTLQAGLMCNNASLVKNDNYNVIGDPTEGALIVSAFKANVKEKFGRLDEIPFQSQNQFMATLHRGNGKNMIYVKGSPEKILKMCKKQLVNGEKKLLEYDKISTIADSLAKDALRVLGFAYKSVPSSQTKIHKEDMHKLIFLGLQGMMDPPREEVMGAIQKSGDAGIRTVMITGDHALTARAISEYLGIGVGEKSLITGKELSKMSIEEIYQIVDKISVYARVAPEHKYTITTQLQKKGEIVAVTGDGVNDAPALKAADIGIAMGITGTDVSKEASDMVLADDNFASIVNAIEEGRYIFENIRKVILYSLAANGGQGLIILSSVLLIPIIPLFFVTLPLEPVQILWINLFDSLFLALPLIKEPKEKGLLKYPPRDPKEQIVNSLFLRKVGIVSFAMAFGALSIFLIFGMPALNPLNELLINQAQTAAFTTVILVHIFYLITARSLYDSAFSFSPVSNKWLIVGIISILISLLMIIYFPPLEIIFRTTAIPFEWWPLIILFALPGFILIEMEKWIFKLRKTKKKD; this is encoded by the coding sequence ATGTCCAGAAAAACTGAATGGTACCAGATGTCCCTGGAGAAAACTTTTAATATTTTAAAATCTAGTGAAAAAGGACTAACCTCGGATGAAGCAAGTAAAAGACTGAAAAAGTACGGATACAATGAAATCACTTTTAAGAAAATCAGCCCCATTTTAAGATTTCTCAAACAGTTTAATAATCCTCTAATCTATGTTTTAATTGTCGCGGCTATAGTTACTGCTCTACTGGGAGAGTTAATTGATGTAGGGGTTATTTTAGGAGTAGTAATTGCTAATGCCACAATTGGATTTATCCAGGAAGGCAAAGCAGAATCCTCCATTGAAGCTTTAGAGAAAATGATGGTCCATGAATGTCAAGTGCTCCGTGATGGAGAGAAAGTGACCATTCCATCTCGATTGTTAGTACCCGGGGATGTAGTTCTACTGGAAAGTGGAACCAAAATACCCGCGGACTTGCGAATATTCCAATCTAAAAATTTACACGCGGATGAAGCATCCTTAACTGGGGAGTCTATGCCGGTCCGTAAAAACTATAAATCAATCCCTATTGACGATCTTTCTCCGGGTGATCAAAAATCGATAGCTTTCAACGGAACATTCATCACTCAGGGGTCTGGGGTGGGAGTGGTTGTAGCTACTGGTGAAAAAACAGATATGGGTAAAATAGCCACGATCATGATGGAAACTAAACAAATCATGACTCCTCTCATGAAAAAAATGGAGAGGTTTACTGAGATCCTTGTCATAAGCATTCTTTTCATTGCTTTGTTAAATTTTTTATTATCTTTTTACTTTGGGTATGGTATTATTTATTCTTTCATGGCATCTGCTTCACTTGCTGTGGCGGTTATTCCTGAAGGATTACCTGCTGTTTTAACCATAGCTTTAGCTTTTGGTGTAAAAAAAATGGCGAATAAAAATGTTCTAATAAGAAAATTACCTTCAGTCGAAGCATTGGGCCATGCCACGGTAATATGCTCTGATAAAACAGGAACACTTACAAAAAACCAGATGACAGTTCTGCGTGTTTATTGTGGAAACAAAACTTACCATGTCAGTGGAAAGGGATATGCTCCTCAGGGAGATTTTCTTTTAAATGAAAAAATGATTAATGCATCCGACCACGGAGAACTTATTAAAACCCTTCAAGCAGGGTTAATGTGCAATAACGCATCTTTAGTCAAAAATGATAATTATAATGTAATAGGCGATCCTACTGAAGGCGCATTAATTGTTTCGGCATTCAAAGCTAATGTTAAAGAAAAATTTGGCCGCCTAGATGAAATACCATTCCAATCACAAAATCAGTTCATGGCCACTCTTCATCGAGGGAATGGAAAAAATATGATTTATGTAAAAGGATCTCCGGAAAAAATATTGAAAATGTGCAAAAAACAACTTGTCAATGGGGAAAAAAAACTTTTAGAATATGATAAAATATCCACTATTGCGGATAGTTTAGCAAAAGATGCCTTAAGAGTTTTAGGATTTGCTTATAAATCAGTACCATCTAGTCAAACCAAAATCCATAAGGAAGATATGCATAAACTAATTTTTCTAGGGCTCCAAGGAATGATGGATCCTCCTCGAGAAGAAGTTATGGGGGCTATCCAGAAATCAGGGGATGCTGGTATCCGGACGGTTATGATCACAGGGGACCATGCTTTAACTGCCCGAGCTATTAGTGAATATTTGGGTATTGGTGTTGGAGAAAAATCCCTTATCACAGGTAAAGAGTTATCTAAAATGAGCATTGAGGAAATTTACCAAATTGTGGATAAAATTTCTGTGTACGCTCGGGTGGCTCCAGAACATAAATACACCATAACCACTCAACTGCAAAAAAAGGGAGAAATCGTAGCAGTAACAGGGGATGGGGTTAATGATGCTCCTGCATTGAAAGCAGCAGACATAGGCATAGCTATGGGAATAACTGGAACTGATGTAAGTAAAGAAGCCTCTGACATGGTTCTAGCAGATGACAATTTTGCCAGTATAGTGAATGCTATTGAAGAAGGAAGATACATTTTTGAAAATATACGGAAGGTCATACTTTATTCTCTGGCGGCCAATGGGGGGCAGGGGCTAATAATATTGAGCTCGGTACTACTCATCCCAATCATACCTCTTTTTTTCGTGACACTACCATTAGAACCGGTTCAGATTTTATGGATAAATCTTTTTGACTCATTATTTTTAGCTTTACCTTTAATTAAGGAACCAAAAGAAAAAGGACTACTTAAATATCCTCCTCGAGATCCTAAAGAACAGATAGTAAATTCACTATTTTTAAGAAAAGTAGGCATAGTTTCATTTGCTATGGCGTTCGGGGCATTATCCATATTTCTTATATTTGGAATGCCTGCCCTTAATCCGCTAAATGAATTATTGATTAATCAAGCCCAAACTGCTGCTTTTACCACTGTTATTCTGGTACATATATTTTATTTGATTACGGCCCGATCCCTATATGATTCAGCATTCAGCTTCAGCCCAGTATCTAATAAATGGCTTATAGTGGGAATAATATCTATTTTAATTTCCTTGCTAATGATTATTTACTTCCCCCCATTGGAAATTATATTTAGAACAACAGCCATACCTTTTGAATGGTGGCCGTTAATCATATTATTCGCTCTTCCAGGGTTTATATTAATTGAAATGGAAAAATGGATTTTTAAATTAAGAAAAACTAAAAAAAAGGATTAA